The following are encoded together in the Desulfococcus multivorans genome:
- a CDS encoding helix-turn-helix domain-containing protein: MNEMEDRWLSITEICKYLGVSNDTVYKWIDRHAMPAHRMGRLWKFKKSQVDAWIESGGAAKLGPGAGKP, translated from the coding sequence ATGAACGAGATGGAAGACCGCTGGTTGTCGATAACCGAGATCTGCAAGTACCTCGGGGTCAGCAATGACACCGTGTACAAGTGGATCGACAGGCATGCCATGCCCGCGCACCGCATGGGTCGCTTGTGGAAGTTCAAGAAAAGCCAGGTGGATGCATGGATCGAATCCGGCGGAGCAGCTAAACTTGGACCGGGGGCG
- the gltX gene encoding glutamate--tRNA ligase, which translates to MNKEVVTRFPPSPTGYLHVGGARTALFNWLYARRTGGRFILRIEDTDLQRSTQASVDAIFEALKWLQIDWDEGPYFQSDRFDIYKEYVTKLLASGHAYYCDCPPEKVEEMRKRGLAAGGKAKYDGTCREKGLTGGGKTVVRFKTPLTGTTIIEDKVKGNIVFQNADLDDFIIARGDGTPTYNFVVVVDDITMGINTIIRGDDHVSNTPKQILLYKALGAELPVFAHVPMVLGKDKTRLSKRHGAMSVTEYRNMGFLPDALINYLVRLGWSFGDQEFFTRKELFEKFNLENIGKSAGVFDPEKLTALNADHIKATPPEELAPHLRPFMVERGIAADDARYLADVIRSLNARCKTLVEMADAAMFYYQDTIAWDETAAKKFFKTEAVAPLQQLIRELKATDDFSEKALEGAFLKVMENTGLKLGKIAQPVRLALTGRTASPGIFEVIGILGKTVVIQRLEAAVSAITEKK; encoded by the coding sequence ATGAACAAAGAGGTTGTTACGCGATTTCCCCCAAGCCCCACAGGATATCTCCATGTGGGGGGTGCGCGAACAGCGCTTTTCAACTGGCTCTATGCACGTCGAACCGGAGGTCGCTTTATCCTCAGGATCGAAGATACAGACCTTCAGCGGTCGACCCAGGCATCGGTGGATGCCATTTTCGAGGCGCTGAAATGGCTTCAGATCGACTGGGACGAAGGACCCTATTTCCAGTCGGATCGGTTTGACATATATAAGGAATATGTGACGAAGCTTCTTGCCTCAGGGCATGCCTACTACTGCGATTGTCCGCCGGAGAAGGTCGAAGAGATGCGCAAGAGAGGGCTGGCGGCCGGCGGAAAGGCGAAATACGACGGTACCTGCCGGGAAAAAGGGCTGACCGGCGGCGGCAAGACCGTGGTTCGATTCAAGACGCCTTTGACCGGCACGACGATCATCGAAGACAAGGTCAAAGGGAATATCGTTTTTCAGAATGCGGACCTGGACGATTTTATCATTGCTCGGGGCGATGGTACGCCTACCTATAATTTTGTCGTGGTCGTTGACGATATCACCATGGGCATCAATACCATCATTCGGGGGGATGACCATGTCAGCAACACGCCCAAGCAGATTCTCCTGTATAAAGCCCTGGGTGCCGAGCTGCCGGTATTCGCCCATGTGCCGATGGTGTTGGGAAAGGACAAGACCCGACTGAGCAAGCGGCACGGTGCCATGTCGGTAACCGAATATCGCAATATGGGATTTTTGCCGGATGCGCTCATCAACTATCTTGTACGCCTGGGTTGGTCATTCGGGGATCAGGAATTTTTTACCCGGAAAGAACTGTTCGAGAAGTTCAATCTGGAAAACATCGGTAAATCCGCCGGCGTGTTTGATCCGGAAAAGTTGACGGCCCTCAACGCGGACCACATCAAAGCCACGCCGCCTGAGGAACTGGCACCCCATCTGCGGCCTTTCATGGTGGAAAGAGGGATCGCCGCAGATGACGCGCGATATCTCGCCGATGTTATCCGATCCCTGAACGCACGATGCAAAACATTGGTGGAGATGGCCGACGCGGCCATGTTCTATTATCAGGACACCATCGCCTGGGACGAAACGGCGGCAAAGAAATTCTTCAAGACGGAGGCCGTCGCCCCCCTGCAACAACTGATCCGGGAGTTGAAAGCGACTGACGACTTTTCTGAAAAAGCGTTGGAGGGCGCGTTCTTGAAGGTCATGGAAAACACCGGCCTCAAATTAGGGAAGATTGCCCAGCCGGTGCGTCTCGCCCTGACGGGCAGAACAGCCAGCCCCGGCATCTTCGAGGTGATCGGGATTCTGGGAAAAACTGTCGTGATCCAGCGGCTTGAGGCCGCAGTCAGTGCGATCACGGAAAAAAAATGA